A window of Mucilaginibacter paludis DSM 18603 contains these coding sequences:
- a CDS encoding pyridoxal-phosphate dependent enzyme → MWHNNILETVGNTPLVKLNKITKDIPATVLAKIETTNPGNSIKDRMALKMIADAEKSGLLKPGGTIIEGTSGNTGMGLAMAAIIKGYKCIFTTTDKQSKEKVDALRAFGAEVIVCPTNVDPEDARSYYSVSSRLVRETPNSWKPNQYDNLSNSQAHYEQTGPEIWEQTEGKITHLVAGVGTGGTISGTAKYLKEKNPAIQILGIDTYGSVFKKYKETGIFDKNEIYPYITEGIGEDFLPQNVDFSLIDHFEKVTDKDAALMTREITLKEGIFAGNSSGSAVAGTLQMKHLFKEGDVVVIIFPDHGSRYVGKMFNEDWLRERGFLADEKLTARSIIAKKEKQEIVTIDCEKTILEAINTIKSLNISQIPVTQKGMVIGKITESDILDALLDNPSLRSQPLKSIATAPFPFVDLNTGINKISSLINKENSAVLVEDDKGAIEIITQYDIINAISG, encoded by the coding sequence ATGTGGCATAACAATATATTAGAAACCGTAGGCAATACGCCTTTGGTAAAACTAAACAAAATCACTAAAGATATCCCGGCGACGGTTTTAGCCAAGATTGAAACTACCAATCCGGGTAACTCTATTAAGGATCGCATGGCACTCAAAATGATTGCCGACGCGGAAAAAAGCGGCTTACTCAAGCCTGGTGGAACTATTATTGAGGGTACATCGGGCAATACGGGCATGGGGCTGGCGATGGCTGCAATAATTAAAGGGTATAAGTGTATTTTTACTACTACGGATAAGCAATCAAAAGAAAAGGTTGATGCATTGCGTGCTTTCGGGGCGGAAGTAATTGTTTGCCCTACCAATGTTGACCCGGAAGACGCCCGCTCCTACTACTCGGTTTCATCGCGCCTGGTGCGCGAAACGCCAAATTCATGGAAGCCTAACCAATACGATAATCTCTCTAATTCGCAGGCTCATTACGAACAAACCGGTCCCGAAATTTGGGAACAAACCGAGGGTAAAATAACACACCTGGTGGCGGGTGTTGGCACAGGAGGAACGATATCCGGAACGGCAAAATATTTGAAAGAGAAAAATCCGGCCATCCAGATCTTAGGGATTGATACCTATGGCTCTGTGTTTAAAAAATATAAGGAAACCGGCATTTTTGATAAAAACGAAATTTATCCTTACATCACCGAAGGTATTGGCGAAGACTTTTTGCCACAAAATGTTGATTTTAGCCTGATAGACCATTTTGAAAAAGTAACCGATAAAGATGCCGCGCTGATGACGCGCGAAATAACTTTAAAGGAAGGGATATTTGCAGGTAACTCTTCGGGATCGGCTGTGGCAGGTACGCTGCAAATGAAACACCTTTTTAAAGAGGGCGATGTGGTAGTCATCATCTTCCCCGATCATGGTTCACGTTATGTAGGCAAAATGTTTAATGAAGACTGGCTACGCGAACGCGGCTTTTTGGCCGACGAGAAACTAACCGCCCGTAGCATCATCGCCAAGAAAGAAAAACAGGAGATCGTAACTATCGATTGCGAAAAAACAATTCTCGAAGCCATCAACACCATCAAATCCCTCAATATATCGCAGATCCCCGTAACGCAAAAAGGAATGGTAATAGGCAAAATTACCGAAAGCGATATTTTAGATGCCCTATTGGATAATCCTTCCTTACGCTCGCAACCTTTAAAAAGCATCGCTACTGCCCCCTTCCCTTTTGTTGATTTAAATACGGGCATCAATAAAATCTCTTCGCTGATCAACAAAGAAAACAGCGCCGTTTTAGTTGAGGATGACAAGGGAGCTATTGAAATTATTACACAGTACGATATTATTAATGCCATAAGCGGGTAG
- a CDS encoding universal stress protein: MKNILVLINPSAGAERIARLALKVAQQSGSNLLLCNTFELPMAKTLVFAGNDDTQWQQEPVLSVEALTDKLSYERQYRSNRAEHMPQINCLTKTDFNDDKVKKVVVDNQVTMIVTGIRDLLDLKTSDLMQMVNKANCPVFVIPDNTSFSSLDSSAYLTDLRYCDIEVIKFLKAFNSKIFVTHVSASGIPDMEDGYAQSLLSDAVAARLGYNKLFLRNVKGNNRKKDLETITKTASIKFFTIVNQKHNVLERFLSDTTETKRAYHHLPLLIVPYLNWHQA, translated from the coding sequence ATGAAAAACATTCTTGTACTCATCAACCCTTCTGCCGGGGCAGAACGGATAGCCCGGCTGGCGCTTAAAGTTGCACAACAAAGTGGCTCTAATTTACTATTATGCAATACATTTGAGCTACCAATGGCCAAAACTTTGGTATTTGCCGGGAACGATGATACACAATGGCAGCAGGAGCCTGTTTTATCAGTTGAAGCATTAACTGATAAACTGAGTTATGAGCGGCAATACCGTTCCAATCGCGCAGAACACATGCCACAAATTAATTGCCTTACCAAAACCGACTTTAATGACGACAAGGTTAAAAAAGTAGTGGTAGATAACCAGGTTACGATGATTGTAACAGGCATAAGGGATTTGCTTGACCTCAAAACGTCCGACCTGATGCAAATGGTTAACAAAGCAAATTGCCCGGTTTTTGTAATACCCGACAATACGAGCTTTAGCTCGCTCGATAGCTCAGCCTATTTAACTGATTTACGCTATTGTGATATCGAGGTGATTAAATTTTTAAAAGCCTTTAACTCCAAAATATTTGTAACACACGTTTCTGCGAGCGGTATTCCCGATATGGAAGACGGCTACGCACAAAGCTTACTATCAGATGCGGTGGCCGCGCGCCTGGGATACAATAAACTTTTTTTAAGGAATGTAAAGGGCAACAACCGCAAAAAAGACCTCGAGACAATTACCAAAACTGCTTCTATTAAGTTTTTTACCATTGTTAACCAGAAACATAATGTGCTGGAGCGTTTTCTGTCAGACACAACCGAAACCAAACGCGCCTATCACCATTTGCCTTTGCTAATTGTTCCATATTTAAATTGGCACCAGGCTTAG
- a CDS encoding M16 family metallopeptidase, with protein sequence MVKFNRFTLNNGLRVIVHEDKTTPMAVLNVLYDVGARDEDPDQTGFAHLFEHLMFGGSVNIPSYDEPLQRVGGENNAFTSNDITNYYITLPSANIETAFWLESDRMLSLAFSEKSLEVQRNVVMEEFKQRYLNQPYGDVWLKLRPLVYKKHPYRWATIGKELSHIEDAKIEDVKAFFKKHYNPQNAIMVVGGDVDIEQVKQLAEKWFGSIPAGEKYNRDLPQEPVQKDERRETTTAKVPLDALYIAFQMKGRKDNSYYATDLISDILSRGNSSRLYRNLLKDKQLFSEIHAYMTGSLDTGMFVIDGKPLPGVSMEAAEAAIWEELEALKNNLLPVDELTKVKNKAESTMVFSEMSLLDKAMNLAYFELLGDAELLNGEAERYLAITAEQIQQQAQALFQKDNSSTLVYLAQ encoded by the coding sequence ATGGTTAAATTCAACCGTTTCACGCTGAATAACGGCCTCCGGGTAATTGTTCACGAAGACAAAACTACACCTATGGCAGTACTCAATGTATTGTATGACGTAGGTGCACGCGACGAAGATCCCGATCAAACTGGTTTTGCACACCTATTTGAGCATTTAATGTTTGGTGGATCGGTTAATATCCCCAGTTATGATGAGCCCCTGCAACGCGTAGGTGGCGAGAATAACGCCTTTACCAGTAACGATATTACCAACTATTATATCACCCTGCCTTCCGCTAACATCGAAACCGCATTTTGGCTGGAGAGCGACCGCATGCTAAGCCTTGCCTTTAGCGAGAAAAGTTTAGAAGTGCAGCGCAACGTGGTTATGGAGGAGTTTAAGCAGCGATACCTCAATCAGCCTTATGGCGACGTTTGGCTAAAATTGCGTCCGCTGGTTTATAAAAAACATCCCTACCGTTGGGCAACTATTGGTAAGGAATTATCACACATCGAAGATGCGAAGATTGAGGATGTAAAAGCATTCTTCAAAAAACATTACAATCCGCAAAATGCCATCATGGTAGTAGGAGGGGACGTAGATATCGAACAGGTAAAGCAGCTTGCCGAAAAATGGTTTGGCTCTATCCCCGCGGGCGAAAAATACAATCGCGATTTGCCCCAGGAGCCCGTTCAAAAAGATGAGCGCCGGGAAACAACCACAGCTAAAGTGCCGCTTGATGCCTTATATATCGCTTTCCAGATGAAGGGCCGCAAGGATAATTCATACTACGCTACAGACTTGATATCTGATATCCTTTCGCGCGGAAACTCATCCCGGTTGTATCGTAATTTGTTAAAGGATAAACAGCTATTTAGCGAAATACATGCCTACATGACTGGAAGCCTGGATACGGGTATGTTTGTGATTGACGGAAAACCTTTGCCCGGTGTAAGTATGGAAGCCGCGGAAGCGGCCATTTGGGAAGAGTTGGAAGCGCTTAAAAACAACTTGTTGCCGGTTGACGAGCTCACTAAGGTGAAGAACAAAGCAGAATCAACCATGGTATTTTCAGAAATGTCTTTATTAGACAAGGCCATGAACCTGGCTTATTTTGAGTTGCTCGGCGATGCCGAATTGTTAAACGGTGAAGCCGAACGTTATCTTGCCATTACTGCGGAACAGATACAGCAGCAAGCCCAAGCTCTATTTCAAAAAGACAATTCATCAACGCTTGTATATTTAGCCCAATAG